In one window of Armatimonadota bacterium DNA:
- the cysE gene encoding serine O-acetyltransferase, with amino-acid sequence MFSEISKDVSAALKRDPAARSKIEILLTYAGVRAILMHRVAHWLWGHGLHLIARLLSEVARFVNGIEIHPAAKIGEGVFIDHGTGVVIGETAEVGNHVLMYQGVTLGGTGKTRGKRHPTVGSSVTIGAGAKILGAITIGDNVVIGAGSVVLKPVPANATAVGVPARVVVQNGKRVDEPSLEHGKVPDPCDKCMELINSHMDALSDRIRALEQEIERLKEARRPMPASRTEP; translated from the coding sequence ATGTTCTCCGAGATCAGTAAGGACGTCAGCGCGGCGCTGAAGCGCGATCCGGCGGCGCGCAGCAAGATTGAGATTCTGCTCACCTACGCGGGGGTGCGCGCTATCCTCATGCATCGCGTGGCCCATTGGCTGTGGGGCCATGGGCTGCATCTCATAGCCCGGTTACTCTCCGAGGTCGCGCGGTTCGTGAACGGCATTGAGATCCACCCCGCGGCCAAGATCGGCGAGGGAGTCTTCATAGACCACGGCACCGGGGTCGTCATCGGGGAGACGGCGGAGGTCGGCAACCACGTGCTCATGTACCAGGGGGTCACCCTTGGGGGTACGGGGAAGACGCGGGGGAAGCGGCACCCGACTGTGGGCAGCAGCGTGACCATCGGCGCAGGCGCCAAGATTCTCGGCGCCATCACGATCGGCGATAACGTCGTCATCGGCGCCGGATCGGTAGTGCTCAAGCCCGTTCCGGCGAATGCGACCGCCGTCGGCGTGCCGGCGCGCGTGGTGGTGCAGAATGGCAAGCGCGTAGATGAGCCTTCCCTGGAGCACGGCAAGGTGCCGGATCCGTGCGACAAGTGCATGGAACTCATCAACTCGCATATGGATGCACTGAGCGACCGCATCCGCGCCCTCGAGCAAGAGATCGAGAGGCTGAAAGAAGCGCGCCGCCCGATGCCGGCGTCTCGAACCGAGCCGTAG
- a CDS encoding beta-galactosidase, whose translation MASESAPTTAAVRRGTALRVAVLGLCLAAAIRPASANIAVLLNYSAREMPAPITVDGKLDEWQGVEPVLLAGEAHWEAARPGEAYGGPGDAAAKFYLAWDDKSLYVAVEAYDDELSPPSDASRMLEGDCVAVAIDARNDAGQGYGEDDSEIGFCYSSTGALTWRWFPTERAGPVYSAKVAVVREVKPGALDAGMPPLKLTYEASVPWFELPRVQHETGRVFGLNLAFHDVDDGRRHGWLQWSPGMMGIKDPSQFGNAHFAGPLPARPPEPREEPTSSRAAEPVAPLVPGISFDRRSFTINGREILLYSGAFHYFRCPKPEWGDRLNKMQAAGLNCVSTFVPWNWHEPREGKTDLADLDEFLSLAESLKLHVIVQPGPYVGADWSGGGLPSWLSPKGLRYRSATPEFLAWCEHWFDEVMPVIARHQISEGGGVIMVQLEHELRTDAQESWGLLSALHAMARNSGITVPLVTTATPAARDNSDPAMADITDAVRLERAWGIALNQGTIVEASVREDSAPALVSELPTGRALAIDPATQAAESRDESGLTRMLAVAALEVGADLVNYYMGCAGTNPGYWGDPGIATAYDCGAPIAEHGGLRDEYYAVKGIGDFLADFGPMLASSWRLPEGAAFADQDGVSVVERISGESAFIFLRDESDLVSPAGTARHLRVTYTDPLDGRQVTIPTAGRVMLPHRGAKILVAGLALPHGRLEYCTSEIAGLDAVADRRVLVVHGEPGEPGELRVRLDAPPALGGDPVNSVWDSARRALTISYRFGDREQHVVMDPLELVIAPTARALRSWKVAAAADTIRVISDAYLLGDAAADENGLEMTFELRPGDANFTAVMPRAPSEVRIDGTPAPFAYDPVTRVVGFGISTPALDYRPPRRGGVLGKIRDILTAGSPSLRQSFSRARATIEPLTEESGWRQVELKPLQELDVFDAGYVTYHATFDTAGRSVLSVDAYAPDAKLVYVNGRFVGDLSQPMTQCTSDVSELLRAGDNTIDIIYHNLGWPAEGPRMGETKGLRAVHLRQAGPSERPSALPGAGSEAGPGEASQTDQPVEVPVEGWRIRARLQGEIAGFHLPQYSDASWNILPLGEWRHESRAMRDFEGITWYRVAFAAPQREGWQIPWKLRVDAAEQTMIYLNGHLLGKHFAGGAQSEFHLPQAQLRPRGKNVLAFAVRSGDSGGGLRAATVEPYDDFVARRTHVEIRY comes from the coding sequence ATGGCCAGCGAGTCCGCACCGACAACCGCCGCTGTGCGCCGCGGCACGGCACTGCGCGTCGCCGTGCTCGGACTGTGCCTCGCGGCGGCGATTCGCCCCGCGTCAGCTAATATCGCGGTGCTCCTGAATTACTCGGCGCGGGAAATGCCCGCGCCGATCACAGTGGACGGCAAACTCGACGAGTGGCAAGGGGTCGAGCCCGTGCTGCTTGCCGGCGAGGCGCACTGGGAGGCCGCTCGACCGGGCGAGGCCTACGGCGGCCCGGGCGATGCAGCCGCGAAGTTCTATCTGGCGTGGGACGACAAGAGCTTGTATGTCGCCGTCGAGGCGTATGACGACGAGCTGTCGCCGCCGAGCGACGCGTCGCGCATGCTTGAGGGCGACTGCGTCGCCGTTGCGATAGACGCACGCAACGATGCCGGCCAGGGCTACGGAGAGGATGACAGTGAGATCGGGTTCTGCTACTCCTCCACCGGAGCATTGACCTGGCGGTGGTTTCCGACCGAGCGCGCGGGGCCGGTCTACTCGGCCAAGGTGGCGGTGGTTCGCGAGGTCAAGCCGGGCGCGCTTGATGCCGGCATGCCGCCGCTGAAGCTCACCTATGAGGCATCCGTGCCCTGGTTTGAGTTGCCGCGCGTTCAGCACGAAACGGGGCGCGTCTTCGGCCTCAACCTGGCGTTCCATGACGTTGACGACGGACGTCGCCACGGCTGGCTCCAGTGGAGCCCGGGGATGATGGGGATCAAGGACCCATCCCAGTTCGGCAACGCTCATTTCGCCGGGCCGCTGCCCGCGAGGCCACCGGAGCCCCGCGAGGAACCGACGTCGTCGCGGGCCGCCGAGCCGGTTGCTCCGCTCGTGCCCGGCATCTCATTCGACCGGCGCAGCTTCACCATCAACGGCCGCGAGATCCTGCTCTACAGCGGCGCCTTTCACTACTTCCGCTGCCCAAAGCCCGAGTGGGGCGACCGGCTTAACAAGATGCAGGCCGCAGGTCTGAACTGCGTGTCCACGTTTGTGCCCTGGAACTGGCATGAGCCACGTGAGGGCAAAACCGACCTCGCCGATCTGGACGAATTCCTGTCCCTGGCCGAAAGCCTGAAGCTTCACGTCATCGTTCAGCCCGGACCGTACGTCGGCGCCGATTGGAGCGGCGGGGGGTTGCCGTCATGGCTTTCGCCGAAAGGCCTTCGCTATCGGAGCGCAACGCCTGAATTTCTCGCCTGGTGCGAGCACTGGTTCGACGAGGTCATGCCGGTCATCGCGCGTCATCAGATCAGCGAGGGCGGCGGCGTCATCATGGTGCAGCTCGAACACGAGTTGCGCACTGACGCCCAGGAGAGTTGGGGACTGCTGAGCGCGCTGCATGCCATGGCTCGCAACTCCGGCATTACCGTGCCGCTCGTCACCACGGCGACCCCGGCCGCGCGGGACAACAGCGACCCGGCAATGGCCGATATCACAGATGCGGTCAGGCTTGAGCGTGCGTGGGGCATCGCGCTGAACCAAGGAACGATAGTCGAAGCGAGTGTGCGCGAGGATAGCGCGCCGGCTCTCGTTTCCGAACTCCCCACGGGCCGGGCGCTCGCCATTGACCCAGCCACACAGGCTGCGGAGAGCCGGGACGAATCAGGGTTGACGCGCATGCTCGCAGTCGCTGCCTTGGAAGTCGGGGCAGATCTGGTCAACTACTACATGGGCTGCGCCGGCACGAATCCCGGCTACTGGGGCGACCCCGGGATTGCCACCGCGTATGACTGCGGTGCGCCCATAGCGGAACACGGCGGGCTCAGAGACGAGTACTACGCGGTCAAGGGCATCGGCGATTTCCTTGCGGACTTCGGGCCCATGCTGGCGTCCTCGTGGCGGCTGCCGGAGGGAGCCGCGTTCGCCGACCAGGACGGCGTGTCGGTCGTCGAACGCATTAGCGGCGAGTCCGCGTTCATCTTCCTTCGCGATGAGTCCGATCTGGTGTCGCCCGCTGGCACTGCCCGGCACCTGCGCGTGACCTACACCGACCCGTTGGACGGCCGGCAGGTGACGATTCCGACAGCAGGGCGCGTTATGCTCCCGCATCGGGGAGCGAAGATCCTGGTCGCCGGCCTCGCGCTGCCTCACGGGCGCCTCGAATACTGCACGTCGGAGATCGCGGGTCTCGACGCGGTCGCTGATCGGCGGGTGCTCGTCGTGCACGGCGAACCGGGCGAGCCGGGCGAGCTGCGCGTGCGGCTCGATGCGCCGCCTGCGCTGGGAGGCGATCCCGTCAACAGCGTCTGGGACTCCGCCCGGCGCGCGCTCACCATCAGCTATCGGTTCGGTGACCGGGAGCAGCATGTCGTAATGGATCCTCTGGAATTGGTGATCGCGCCGACGGCACGGGCTCTCAGGTCGTGGAAAGTCGCCGCGGCCGCGGACACGATTCGCGTGATCTCAGATGCCTATCTTCTGGGTGACGCGGCGGCGGACGAGAACGGGCTGGAGATGACTTTCGAGTTAAGGCCTGGTGACGCCAACTTCACCGCGGTCATGCCCCGCGCTCCGTCAGAGGTCCGTATAGACGGCACCCCGGCCCCGTTCGCCTACGACCCGGTGACGCGCGTTGTCGGCTTCGGCATCAGCACCCCGGCGCTGGACTATCGTCCCCCCAGGCGCGGCGGGGTGCTCGGGAAAATCAGAGACATCCTGACCGCCGGCAGCCCGTCGCTGCGGCAATCGTTCAGTCGCGCGAGGGCGACGATCGAGCCGCTGACGGAGGAGTCGGGTTGGCGGCAGGTGGAGTTGAAGCCGCTGCAGGAACTGGATGTCTTTGACGCGGGCTACGTCACGTATCACGCGACATTTGATACCGCGGGGCGGAGCGTATTGTCGGTTGACGCCTATGCTCCGGACGCGAAGCTCGTCTATGTAAACGGGCGCTTCGTCGGTGATTTGAGCCAGCCCATGACCCAATGCACTTCGGACGTATCCGAACTGCTGCGCGCGGGCGACAACACGATAGACATCATCTATCACAACCTGGGCTGGCCGGCGGAAGGCCCGCGCATGGGCGAAACGAAGGGCCTGCGCGCCGTGCACCTGCGACAAGCCGGGCCGAGCGAACGACCGAGCGCGCTTCCGGGGGCGGGCTCCGAGGCCGGGCCTGGCGAGGCCAGTCAAACTGACCAGCCGGTCGAAGTGCCCGTCGAAGGGTGGCGCATCCGCGCTCGACTCCAGGGCGAGATCGCGGGCTTCCATTTGCCGCAGTACAGCGACGCGTCTTGGAACATCCTCCCCCTGGGCGAATGGCGGCACGAAAGCCGGGCGATGAGGGATTTTGAGGGAATCACGTGGTACCGCGTCGCCTTTGCCGCCCCCCAGCGAGAGGGGTGGCAGATTCCGTGGAAGCTGCGCGTGGACGCGGCCGAGCAGACCATGATATACCTCAATGGACACCTGCTCGGCAAGCACTTCGCGGGGGGCGCGCAGTCAGAGTTCCATCTGCCTCAGGCGCAACTGCGTCCCCGGGGCAAGAACGTTCTGGCATTCGCGGTCCGCAGCGGCGATTCGGGAGGTGGGCTGAGAGCGGCCACGGTTGAGCCGTATGACGACTTCGTGGCTCGCCGCACCCATGTCGAGATACGATACTGA
- a CDS encoding VanW family protein: MLIRRALAPLSLLGTALRRRLRVVGVVIAAAALLVAGLAVATRDRGRVYPHVSVAGHDLGGLERSAARDALAKAPLPRGDTPLSVRIGASTHRCRLRDTGAAFSTDLAVEQAYAVGRTGSALQRLRERARSYWQRTDVPVPVVVDDEAARAFVKRCARRFNRSPTDASVETNSGQVRVTPGEPGLTVEADGGLQAVEEWARGGCKRDLRLPVWFMGPAITADRLKAIDTVLASVRTSVAGSSRDRRHNVALSAAAVDGCILMPGASFSYNEVVGPRTEQTGYRTAPVIRRGKLVPGTGGGACQLSSTLYQAALLAGLEIVARSHHSRPVPYTRAGLDATVVYGAIDLKFRNCLEHPVVLRAGIEDRRLKCEVLGHGPPPEMEFVRRVRWLEPPPPQVIEDPMLAVGERVVEVEPRRGITVQVLRRAGGAEAAAAEPISTDYYAAERAVIRQGTGTGPSPPMPGATDAERPESGPEAGEPAGEGPGVHLGESPAEASDSDADRPAVRKRESDTHEVDFLRKLPYNQSNPGGARKPRDIRRVNPLSRVLSHLEN; encoded by the coding sequence GTGCTCATTCGACGCGCCCTGGCGCCGCTCTCTCTCCTAGGAACAGCACTGCGCCGCCGGCTGCGAGTGGTCGGAGTGGTGATCGCGGCCGCGGCGCTTCTCGTCGCGGGACTCGCAGTGGCGACGCGGGACCGCGGACGTGTCTACCCTCACGTGTCGGTCGCGGGGCACGACCTTGGGGGACTCGAGCGATCTGCGGCCCGAGACGCGCTCGCGAAAGCGCCGCTGCCGCGGGGCGATACGCCGCTGTCCGTGCGCATAGGCGCTTCCACGCACCGGTGTCGGCTTCGAGACACGGGCGCGGCATTCAGTACCGACCTGGCGGTGGAGCAAGCGTACGCCGTCGGCAGGACCGGTTCGGCATTGCAGCGGCTTCGCGAGCGAGCCCGATCGTACTGGCAGCGAACGGATGTCCCAGTGCCCGTTGTGGTTGACGACGAGGCCGCGCGGGCGTTCGTCAAGCGCTGCGCGCGGCGATTCAACCGCTCGCCGACCGACGCCAGCGTGGAAACCAACAGCGGGCAGGTTCGGGTCACACCAGGAGAACCCGGCCTGACAGTTGAGGCCGATGGCGGTCTTCAAGCAGTTGAGGAATGGGCGCGCGGGGGGTGCAAGCGCGACCTGCGACTGCCGGTGTGGTTCATGGGCCCCGCGATTACGGCAGACCGCCTGAAGGCGATCGATACCGTGCTCGCCTCGGTCAGGACGTCTGTCGCGGGCAGTTCGCGCGACCGCCGGCACAACGTGGCGCTCTCAGCAGCTGCGGTGGACGGGTGCATCCTCATGCCGGGGGCGAGTTTCTCGTACAACGAGGTCGTCGGGCCGCGCACGGAACAGACGGGCTACCGCACCGCCCCGGTGATCCGACGAGGCAAGCTCGTTCCGGGCACCGGGGGCGGGGCGTGCCAGCTCAGCTCGACGCTCTACCAGGCCGCGCTGCTGGCGGGGCTGGAGATCGTGGCCCGCAGCCACCATTCCCGCCCGGTTCCCTACACGCGCGCTGGGCTGGACGCCACGGTGGTCTACGGCGCCATAGACCTGAAGTTTCGGAATTGCCTGGAGCATCCGGTTGTGCTGCGAGCTGGTATCGAGGATCGCAGACTCAAGTGCGAGGTGCTGGGGCACGGGCCGCCGCCGGAGATGGAGTTCGTGCGACGGGTGCGCTGGCTGGAGCCGCCGCCGCCGCAGGTCATCGAGGATCCGATGCTGGCGGTGGGCGAGCGCGTGGTCGAAGTCGAGCCGAGGCGAGGGATAACCGTTCAGGTACTGCGACGCGCCGGAGGCGCCGAAGCTGCTGCCGCGGAGCCGATATCGACGGACTACTACGCCGCTGAGCGGGCCGTCATCCGCCAGGGCACCGGGACAGGCCCTTCGCCGCCCATGCCGGGGGCGACTGATGCCGAACGCCCCGAAAGCGGCCCGGAGGCCGGAGAGCCCGCTGGCGAGGGGCCGGGCGTGCACCTCGGCGAAAGCCCGGCGGAAGCCTCCGATTCCGACGCTGACCGGCCGGCCGTCCGAAAAAGAGAAAGCGACACACACGAGGTTGACTTCCTCAGGAAATTGCCCTATAATCAGTCCAACCCAGGCGGGGCCCGAAAGCCACGTGACATTCGCAGGGTCAATCCTTTATCGCGCGTCTTATCGCACCTTGAGAACTGA
- a CDS encoding cysteine--tRNA ligase → MSLVIYSTLTRHKEPFVPREPGRVRMYVCGPTVYGYVHVGNGRMEVSFDAIRRYLEYAGYEVTMVRNITDVDDKIINAANDEGVTSDDIARRYTQAYFEDMAALGVRRADHEPRATEYIEQMIRLTSTLTERGYAYPLDGDVYFEVRKFQGYGELSGRDVDEMMAGARVEVDERKRDPLDFALWKSSKPGEPAWDSPWGPGRPGWHIECSAMSGTLLGEELDIHGGGADLIFPHHENERAQSEAATGHAPFVRYWMHVGWLTVEHRKMSKSLGNFSTVRDVLAHYPAQALRFLFLSTHYRQQLEFTDGALDQARSALERLLVGREHLERMISRAAAGEEGDGPLEALDTATDAARESFSAAMDDDFNTPRALAALFQLVAEAHRLADERFVPTRAQRPSFEKALSTLRELSGVLGLALEAGRAQDQDLTSKLTQILVNVRQRARETGDYALADSIRAELAKLGITLEDRPDGTSWRQS, encoded by the coding sequence TTGTCACTCGTCATTTACAGCACCCTCACGAGACATAAGGAGCCTTTCGTCCCACGCGAGCCGGGCCGAGTGCGCATGTACGTGTGCGGGCCTACAGTGTACGGCTATGTCCACGTCGGTAACGGTCGCATGGAGGTGAGCTTCGACGCCATCAGGAGATACCTCGAGTACGCGGGCTACGAGGTGACGATGGTGCGCAACATCACCGACGTCGACGACAAGATCATTAACGCGGCAAACGACGAGGGCGTCACGTCTGATGATATAGCTCGCCGCTACACCCAGGCCTATTTCGAGGACATGGCGGCCCTCGGGGTCCGCCGCGCCGACCACGAGCCCCGCGCCACCGAGTACATCGAACAGATGATCCGCCTGACGTCCACACTAACCGAGCGCGGCTACGCGTACCCGCTCGACGGCGATGTCTACTTCGAGGTACGCAAGTTCCAGGGCTACGGCGAGCTGTCGGGGCGCGACGTGGACGAGATGATGGCCGGAGCCCGCGTCGAGGTTGACGAGCGCAAACGCGATCCCCTTGACTTCGCTCTCTGGAAGTCATCAAAGCCTGGCGAACCGGCGTGGGACAGCCCCTGGGGGCCGGGCCGCCCGGGATGGCATATCGAGTGCTCGGCTATGTCAGGCACGCTGCTGGGCGAGGAGTTGGACATTCACGGCGGCGGGGCCGATCTGATCTTCCCACATCACGAGAACGAGCGGGCGCAGTCGGAGGCCGCCACCGGCCATGCGCCGTTCGTCCGCTACTGGATGCACGTCGGGTGGCTGACCGTAGAGCACAGGAAGATGTCGAAGTCGCTGGGCAACTTCTCGACCGTGCGCGACGTCTTGGCCCATTACCCCGCACAGGCGCTGCGGTTCCTGTTCCTCTCGACGCACTATCGGCAGCAGCTTGAGTTCACGGACGGGGCGCTGGACCAGGCTCGCAGCGCGCTGGAGCGCCTCCTCGTCGGCCGCGAGCACCTGGAGCGGATGATCTCACGCGCGGCGGCAGGCGAGGAGGGCGACGGCCCGCTTGAGGCACTCGACACAGCAACCGATGCCGCGCGCGAAAGCTTCAGCGCAGCCATGGACGACGACTTCAATACCCCCCGCGCTCTGGCCGCACTGTTCCAGTTGGTCGCCGAGGCGCATCGCCTGGCTGACGAGCGGTTCGTGCCGACCCGGGCGCAGCGCCCGTCCTTCGAGAAAGCCCTGTCAACCCTTCGCGAGCTTTCAGGCGTATTAGGATTGGCTCTGGAAGCCGGCCGCGCGCAAGATCAAGACCTGACGTCGAAGCTGACGCAGATCCTGGTCAACGTCCGTCAGCGCGCTCGCGAGACAGGTGACTATGCCCTGGCCGATTCGATCCGTGCTGAACTTGCGAAGCTGGGCATCACTCTGGAGGACCGCCCCGACGGCACCTCGTGGCGCCAGTCGTGA